The Stigmatella aurantiaca genome includes the window GACGCGGTAGCAGTACGTCTTTCCCTCGGCGCTCCACTGTGCATGGAAGGAGGGGTGGGGTTGCCGGACGGCACACACCCCGAGGTCCGGCGGCAGCAGGGTGGGGAGCCGGGCCGCGAGGGCCTCGGGCTGGTCCCCGGCCTCCAGCCGGAGGCTCACCACCTGCATCCGGGCATGCACGCCCCGGTCGGTGCGCCCCGCGGGCATCACCGTCGCCGGCACGCCCGTCGAGCGAAGCACCGCCTCCAGGGTGGACTGCACGGTGTCCGTCCCAGGCTGGCGCTGGAAGCCATGGAAGCTTCCGCCCCGGTACCAGAGCCACAGCGTGGTGGGAGTTCGCTTCACGGGGATTTCACCGGGGGGCAGGGCCGGCATTGCGGCGGCGCGAAGGGACAAGGATACTGCGCGCTGCATGGCGGCTGGACATGAGCTTGAGGCGGGACTGAGTGAAGAGCAGTGGCTATTCCGTCAGGGCGATCTCGTCCTGGGGCCACTGTCTGGGCAGAAACTCGTGGAGAAGCTCTACACGGGGGAGCTGACGGGGGCCACCCTGGTGGCGCCCCCCGGCGTGCGGGACTTCCAGCGCATCGACAGCATCGACGGCTTCCAGGTCCACGTGGCGCGCGCCGCGGCGAAGATGCGCGTGGACGCGGAGATGCGCGGGGTGAACGAGCGCAAGCGCCGCAAGCGCGCCGTCCTCGGCGGCACGCTGGGGGTGATGACGCTCGTGCTGGTGGGCCTGGCCGTGTGGGCCGGGCGCCAGTTCGCCGTCCACGGCCCGGGCGGGACCGAGGACGAGTACGCGGACATCTCCGTGGAGATGCCCACCATTACCCTCGCCCAGGCGCCGCGCGAGGATGAGGATCTCATCGCCTATCCCACCCAGGGAGGCCCGGGCCGCCCCCCGGACAAGGCACCGGGACCGAGTACCCCGAAGCCCACGGCCACGCCCGCCTCGGCGGTGGCGGCCAAGAAGCCCGCGCCCCCCCGCCAGGGCAGCGTGTCCAGCGAGCCGGACGGGCTCGACATGGGCATCTCCTTTGATCAGGGGGCCATCAACAAGGTGGTGGCCACCAACCAGCGCACGCTCTTCCGGTGCTTCAAGGAGGAGGCCGAGCGCCGCCCCGGCTTCGCCGCCAAGGTCCCGATCGAGTTCGTCATCGGCAACGACGGCCGGGTGAACAAGCTCTGGGTGGATCACCCCCAGCTCAAGGATGGCGCACTGCACAAATGCCTCCTGGGCGAGCTGCAGCGCTGGCCCTTCAGGCCCTACAAGGGCTCGCTGGCCTCCGTTGGCTTGTCGTTCACAGTCGGCAAGAAGGGGTAGGGCCGGTTTTTTGCCCGGTCCGGGAGCCTGAGCGATACGTGCTACATGCTCTCCGTCGCCGAATCCGACATCCAGAAGAAGGCGCAGTCCGTCCCCCCGGGTACTTTCCGACACACCGTGCTGCTGGCGGCCAAGCGGTTCAAATCCACCTGGGCCGAGCTGGGCAAGCTGCTCGTCCAGGTCCGGGACGAGGCGCAGTTCGAGCAGTGGGGCTACCCCTCCTTCGAGGCGTACTGCCTCAAGGAGCTGCACATCAAGAAGCAGACGGCGCTGAAGCTGACGCGCTCGTTCAGCTTCCTGGCCAAGCACGAGCCCCCCGAGGAGCTGGAGGCCCAGGAGTTCCCCCAGAAGGCCCCTCCCTTCGAGGTGGTGGAAGTGCTGGCGGACGCCGCTGACCGGGGGCAGCTGTCGCCTTCCGAGTACCGTTCACTCCGCGACAGCATCTGGAACGAGGAGAAGCCGGCCAACGAGCTGAAGCGCGAGTTCACCGAGCGCTTCCCGCGCCCCCCTCCCGAGCCGCCGCCCGAGAGCCTCCAGGTGCGCAAGCTGGCGCAGATGACGCGCAAGCTCGCCAGTGAGCTGTCGGGCTGCCGGCGGGTACCCTCCGCCATCGCAGAGCGGGCCTCCGCGTTGGCGGACGACATGGAGGAGCTGTCTGCGGGCGTGACGAACGCCTGAGCGACTGTTATCGAACGCTGAGCCCATCCGGAGTATGTAGGCATGACGGTGGGGGGCCTCGACGGGCTTCCTGCGCGTCGGGCGGGAGCCTATATTTTGTCGAGACTGGTTGTTCGAGACGTGGGCAGCCTGTCGAGTGGGTGTGGGCGGTGATGTAGGCTCCGAACTTTCGGGGCCCGGCGAACTCGGAGGCAGCAGTGAAGAAGGAGCACCACGTCAATCTGTCCTGTTCGTTCTGCGGCAAGTCGCAGCGCGAGGTCCGCAAGCTCATCGCGGGCCCCACGGTCTACATCTGCGACGAATGCATCAAGCTGTGTAACGACATCATCGCGGACGAGAACGAGCGCGAGGAGGGCAAGCCGCAGGTCAGCTTGCCGACGCCCACGGAGATCAAGGCGTTCCTCGACGACTACGTCATCGGCCAGGACCAGGCGAAGAAGGTCCTCTCGGTCGCGGTGTACAACCACTACAAGCGCATCTACCAGAAGAAGCCGGCTGCGCGGCCGCGTCCCGGGGTGAAGGCCCAGGGCAGCGAGGATGTGGAGCTCCAGAAGAGCAACATCCTGCTCATCGGCCCCACGGGCAGCGGCAAGACGCTGCTGGCGCAGTCCCTGGCGCGCTTCCTCAACGTCCCGTTCACCATCGCGGATGCCACCAGCCTCACCGAGGCCGGCTACGTGGGTGAGGACGTGGAGAACATCATCCAGAACCTGCTCCACAACGCCGACTACGACGTGGAGAAGGCCGCCCGGGGCATCGTCTACATCGACGAGATCGACAAGATCGCCCGCAAGGGTGACACGCCGAGCGCCACCCGCGACGTGGGCGGCGAGGGCGTGCAGCAGGCCCTCCTGAAGATCATCGAGGGCACCCGGGCCAACGTCACCCCCCGCGGGGGCAAGAAGTACAACCAGCAGGAGTACGTCCAGGTCGACACGACGAACGTCCTGTTCATCTGCGGCGGCGCCTTCCACGGCATCGACGGCATCATCAAGCGCCGCGTGGGCGAGAAGGGCCTGGGCTTCGGCGCCCGCATCACCCACCGCGAGGAGCGCAGCGTGGGCGAGCTGCTCGCCATGGCGGAGCCGGAGGACCTGATGAAGTTCGGGATGATCCCCGAGTTCATCGGCCGTCTGCCCATGGTCGCCACGCTCAACGATCTCAAGGAGGATGACCTGGTCACCATCCTCACCCAGCCGAAGAACGCGCTGGTGAAGCAGTACCAGAAGCTCTTCGAGATCGAGAAGGTGAAGCTGACGTTCTCCAAGGAGTCCCTGCG containing:
- a CDS encoding AgmX/PglI C-terminal domain-containing protein, with amino-acid sequence MAAGHELEAGLSEEQWLFRQGDLVLGPLSGQKLVEKLYTGELTGATLVAPPGVRDFQRIDSIDGFQVHVARAAAKMRVDAEMRGVNERKRRKRAVLGGTLGVMTLVLVGLAVWAGRQFAVHGPGGTEDEYADISVEMPTITLAQAPREDEDLIAYPTQGGPGRPPDKAPGPSTPKPTATPASAVAAKKPAPPRQGSVSSEPDGLDMGISFDQGAINKVVATNQRTLFRCFKEEAERRPGFAAKVPIEFVIGNDGRVNKLWVDHPQLKDGALHKCLLGELQRWPFRPYKGSLASVGLSFTVGKKG
- the clpX gene encoding ATP-dependent Clp protease ATP-binding subunit ClpX, producing MKKEHHVNLSCSFCGKSQREVRKLIAGPTVYICDECIKLCNDIIADENEREEGKPQVSLPTPTEIKAFLDDYVIGQDQAKKVLSVAVYNHYKRIYQKKPAARPRPGVKAQGSEDVELQKSNILLIGPTGSGKTLLAQSLARFLNVPFTIADATSLTEAGYVGEDVENIIQNLLHNADYDVEKAARGIVYIDEIDKIARKGDTPSATRDVGGEGVQQALLKIIEGTRANVTPRGGKKYNQQEYVQVDTTNVLFICGGAFHGIDGIIKRRVGEKGLGFGARITHREERSVGELLAMAEPEDLMKFGMIPEFIGRLPMVATLNDLKEDDLVTILTQPKNALVKQYQKLFEIEKVKLTFSKESLRAIAREAMRRNSGARGLRAIMEDAMLEVMYDVPFREGVKECKISENVITKHEPPQIIMEKMEKKTA